One stretch of Telopea speciosissima isolate NSW1024214 ecotype Mountain lineage unplaced genomic scaffold, Tspe_v1 Tspe_v1.0012, whole genome shotgun sequence DNA includes these proteins:
- the LOC122647079 gene encoding uncharacterized protein LOC122647079, with protein sequence MMTSSVAKFEGRNANEPGPQHLFIPNPPNQMWGKEKKESELINHRNARSTLLCELRGLLKTSRRGTASVEVVERPPESKGELLHLSPRDTIRYLNRLPESEEAATLPAHGKASSSSRLPAPQSESNRMGQGEGSGRDQSWICGKAEPPEVWRLVLCRHFGFPTDFGTS encoded by the exons ATGATGACTTCTAGTGTAGCCAAGTTTGAAGGGCGGAATGCTAACGAACCGGGGCCACAGCACCTGTTTATCCCGAATCCTCCGAATCAGATGtggggaaaggagaagaaggagtcGGAGCTTATCAACCATAGGAATGCGCGATCGACTTTACTTTGCGAGCTACGAG GTCTCCTAAAGACTTCTCGTCGAGGGA CCGCATCAGTCGAAGTGGTGGAACGCCCCCCTGAGTCAAAGGGGGAGCTTCTGCACCTCTCTCCAAGAGATACGATTCGGTATCTGAATCGGCTTCCAGAGAGTGAAGAGGCGGCTACTCTCCCAGCCCACGGGAAAGCCTCTTCCAGCAGTCGGCTCCCAGCCCCACAATCAGAATCAAACAGGATGGGTCAAGGGGAGGGGTCCGGCAGGGACCAGAGTTGGATCTGCGGCAAAGCGGAGCCTCCGGAGGTATGGCGGCTTGTGCTGTGCCGTCATTTCGGATTCCCGACCGATTTCGGCACTAGTTAA
- the LOC122647082 gene encoding ribosomal protein S7, mitochondrial, with product MGGLDGEQKQLIKKLVNFRMKEGKRTRVRAIVYQTFHRPARTERDVIKLMVDAVENIKPICEVEKVGVAGTIYDVPGIVARDRQQTLAIRWILGAAFKRRISYRISLEKCSFAEILDAYRKRGIARKKRENLHGLASTNRSFAHFRWW from the coding sequence ATGGGGGGCTTGGATGGTGAGCAAAAACAATTGATCAAGAAGTTGGTCAACTTTCGCATGAAAGAAGGTAAAAGAACGAGAGTTCGTGCTATTGTTTATCAAACTTTTCATCGCCCAGCTCGAACTGAACGCGATGTAATCAAACTTATGGTTGACGCCGTAGAGAATATAAAGCCCATATGCGAAGTGGAAAAAGTAGGAGTCGCAGGTACTATTTATGATGTCCCTGGGATTGTAGCCAGGGATCGTCAACAAACCTTAGCTATTCGTTGGATCCTTGGAGCAGCTTTCAAACGACGTATAAGCTACAGGATAAGCTTAGAGAAATGTTCATTTGCTGAGATACTGGATGCTTACCGAAAGAGGGGAATTGCACGTAAGAAAAGGGAGAATCTTCATGGACTGGCTTCCACCAATCGAAGTTTCGCGCATTTCAGATGGTGGTAA
- the LOC122647080 gene encoding LOW QUALITY PROTEIN: cytochrome c oxidase subunit 2-like (The sequence of the model RefSeq protein was modified relative to this genomic sequence to represent the inferred CDS: deleted 1 base in 1 codon) — protein sequence MPFLVGPTQPAISFFLSWEARTSSLFFLSGAEQSKNEPNQMIVLEWLFLPNVLCDAAEPWQLGSQDAATPMMQGIMDLHHDIFFFLILILVFVSRMLVRALWHFHYQTNPIPQRIVHGTTIEILRTIFPSIIPMFIAIPSFALLYSMDEVVVDPAITIKAIGHQWYRTYEYSDYNSSDEQSLTFDSYTIPEDDPELGQSRLLEVDNRVVVPAKTHLRIIVTPADVPHSWAVPSSGVKCDAVPGRSNQTSISVQREGVYYGQCSEIRGTNHASTPIVVEAVPRKDYGSRVSNQLIPQTSKGPTIAKGPYLSKARATYKRALAQRCSTISLLSIGLIPCLVEAR from the exons ATGCCTTTCTTGGTCGGACCAACCCAACCGGCAATTTCCTTCTTCCTGAGTTGGGAAGCAAGAACAAGt tctctattttttctttcgggAGCAGAGCAGTCAAAGaatgaaccaaaccaaatgatTGTTCTAGAATGGCTATTCCTCCCAAATGTTCTTTGTGATGCTGCGGAACCATGGCAATTAGGATCTCAAGACGCAGCAACACCTATGATGCAAGGAATAATGGACTTACATCACgatatctttttcttcctcattCTGATTTTGGTTTTCGTATCACGGATGTTGGTTCGCGCTTTATGGCATTTCCACTATCAAACTAATCCAATCCCGCAAAGGATTGTTCATGGAACTACTATCGAGATTCTTCGGACCATATTTCCTAGTATCATCCCGATGTTCATTGCTATACCATCATTTGCTCTGTTATACTCAATGGACGAGGTAGTAGTAGATCCAGCCATTACTATCAAAGCTATTGGACATCAATGGTATCGGA CTTATGAGTATTCGGACTATAACAGTTCCGATGAACAGTCACTCACTTTTGACAGTTATACGATTCCAGAAGATGATCCAGAATTGGGTCAATCACGTTTATTAGAAGTGGACAATAGAGTGGTTGTACCAGCCAAAACTCATCTACGTATTATTGTAACACCTGCTGATGTACCTCATAGTTGGGCTGTACCTTCCTCAGGTGTCAAATGTGATGCTGTACCTGGTCGTTCAAATCAGACCTCTATTTCGGTACAACGAGAAGGAGTTTACTATGGTCAGTGCAGTGAGATTCGTGGAACTAATCATGCCTCTACGC CTATCGTCGTAGAAGCTGTTCCTAGGAAAGATTATGGTTCTCGGGTATCTAATCAATTAATCCCCCAAACAAGCAAGGGCCCCACTATAGCTAAAGGCCCCTATTTGAGTAAGGCGCGCGCAACCTATAAGCGCGCGTTAGCGCAacggtgctctacgatcagcttACTCTCCATTGGGCTCATCCCTTGCTTGGTTGAAGCGCGTTAg